One segment of Solanum stenotomum isolate F172 chromosome 1, ASM1918654v1, whole genome shotgun sequence DNA contains the following:
- the LOC125842239 gene encoding uncharacterized protein LOC125842239, translating into MIRITSCFCIAIVALSLFGTLSESASQAYRSNPGHQQWHHGAFQDVKENVRSEVRQMLHSRAEVPFQVPLEVNIVLVGFSGDGGYRYALDSPKLEEFLKVSFPSHRPSCLETGQPLDIEHHIVYNTFPAGQPELIALEKALKATMVPAGNARETDFGREVPLFEVEATAVEPEFQKLYSYLFDLESWGQSAEEMDRPWPTVIFIVNFDKVRLDPRNTDIDLDSLMYGRITQLNEEEMKKQEGDYIYRYRYNGGGASQVWLGSGRFVVVDLSAGPCTYGKIETEEGSISSRSLPRLRNVVLHKGSGVVTEHAAHDIFVGQLASLVATTIEHVIAPDVRFETVDMTTRLLIPIIVLQNHNRFNIMTKGYNYSLDVGAIEAEVKKMLHKEQEVVMIGGSHALHRHEKLAIAVSKAMRGHSLQETKKDGRFHVHTKTYLDGAILREEMERSADVLAAGLLEVSDPSLSSKFFLRQHWMDENDGTSDSVLKHKPIWATYNQNRKKEKKRAVKKKKQGDLHRTYGTRVIPVFVLSLADVDEHLMMEEESLVWTSKDVVIVLQHQNDKIPLSYVSEIERRHAIPMLAQQHILAGLASVVGGLSAPYEKASHVHERPVVNWLWATGCHPFGPFSNTSQVSQLLKDVALRNTIYARVDSALHRIRETSEAVQVFAAEHLKTPLGEPVKGKKNKTSTDLWLEKFYKKTTNLPEPFPHELVDRLEKYLDNLEEQLVELSSLLYDHRLQEAHSNSSDILQSSIFTQQYVEHILASEREKMKCCSIEYKLPVQSSQNLVYAGILLAGFFVYFVVIFFSSPVR; encoded by the exons ATGATTCGAATAACTAGCTGTTTCTGCATAGCAATAGTTGCACTGAGTCTGTTCGGGACTCTGTCAGAATCAGCATCTCAAGCCTATCGTAGTAATCCTGGTCACCAACAGTGGCACCATGGAGCTTTTCAAGACGTGAAAGAAAACGTTCGATCGGAAGTTCGTCAAATGCTTCATTCTCGAGCCGAG GTACCATTTCAAGTTCCTCTGGAAGTCAACAtagttcttgttggttttaGTGGTGATGGGGGCTATAGGTACGCATTAGATTCTCCAAAGTTGGAGGAGTTTCTGAAAGTCAGTTTCCCATCTCATAGGCCCTCATGTTTGGAGACAGGCCAACCACTTGATATTGAGCATCACATAGTATATAATACATTTCCG GCTGGACAGCCAGAACTAATAGCCTTGGAGAAAGCACTTAAGGCAACAATGGTGCCTGCTGGAAATGCAAGAGAG ACTGATTTTGGAAGAGAAGTTCCCCTTTTTGAAGTTGAGGCAACTGCCGTGGAACCGGAATTTCAGAAACTTTATTCTTACCTATTTGATCTTGAAAGTTGGGGACAGTCTGCTGAAGAGATGGATAGACCCTGGCCTACTGTAATCTTTATTGTTAACTTTGATAAG GTAAGATTGGATCCAAGGAACACGGACATTGACCTGGACAGTTTAATGTATGGAAGAATTACACAACTTAATGAGGAAGAGATGAAAAAACAAGAAGGAGATTACATATATCGCTATCGTTATAATGGAGGGGGAGCTTCTCAAGTTTGGCTTGGCTCTGGCAG GTTTGTTGTGGTTGACCTCTCAGCAGGTCCTTGCACTTATGGAAAGATTGAAACTGAAGAAGGAAGCATTAGTTCCAGATCATTGCCGCGTTTGCGGAATGTTGTGCTTCACAAAGGGTCAGGTGTAGTAACTGAGCATGCTGCTCATGATATTTTTGTTGGGCAGCTTGCCTCTCTAGTTGCAACCACCATTGAACATGTCATAGCTCCGGATGTTAG GTTTGAAACTGTCGATATGACAACAAGGTTGCTTATCCCTATCATTGTCCTTCAAAATCATAATCGCTTCAATATCATGACAAAGGGCTACAACTATAGTCTTGATGTTGGAGCAATTGAAGCGGAG GTGAAGAAAATGCTTCACAAAGAACAGGAAGTAGTGATGATTGGAGGTTCACATGCTTTGCATCGCCATGAGAAATTGGCTATAGCTGTTTCAAAAGCCATGCGGGGTCATTCCCTTCAAGAAACAAAGAAGGATGGACGTTTCCATGTACATACAAAGACATATCTTGATGGTGCGATCCTTAGAGAG GAGATGGAACGATCCGCAGATGTGCTAGCTGCCGGTTTACTTGAGGTTTCTGACCCTTCACTCTCAAGTAAATTTTTTCTCCGTCAG CACTGGATGGATGAGAATGACGGTACAAGTGATTCCGTACTAAAGCATAAACCTATCTGGGCTACTTATAACCAGAATcgaaagaaggagaagaaaagagcagtaaaaaagaagaaacaaggTGATCTGCACCGCACATATGGTACCAGAGTCATTCCAGT GTTTGTTCTATCTTTAGCTGATGTGGATGAACATCTTATGATGGAAGAGGAAAGTCTTGTTTGGACAAGTAAAGATGTAGTTATTGTACTCCAACATCAGAATGATAAGATACCTTTGAG CTATGTTTCAGAAATAGAGAGAAGGCATGCTATTCCAATGCTAGCCCAACAACATATTTTGGCAGGACTGGCTTCTGTTGTGGGTGGGTTGAGTGCTCCATATGAAAAGGCTTCTCACGTGCATGAAAGGCCTGTTGTAAATTGGCTCTGGGCAACTGGTTGCCACCCATTTGGACCATTCTCTAACACTTCACAAGTCAGTCAATTGCTCAAGGATGTCGCCCTG AGGAACACAATATATGCACGTGTTGATTCAGCCCTTCACCGGATCAGGGAGACATCAGAG GCTGTACAAGTTTTTGCTGCAGAACATCTGAAAACTCCTCTTGGTGAGCCAGTGAAGggtaaaaagaacaaaacaagtACTGACTTATGGCTGGAAAAGTTCTATAAAAAGACTACCAACTTGCCTGAACCATTCCCCCATGAGTTAGTTGATCGTCTAGAAAAATACTTGGAT AACCTAGAGGAACAACTCGTAGAATTGTCTTCCCTACTGTATGATCATCGCTTGCAAGAAGCACACTCGAATAGTTCAGATATCTTGCAAAGTTCCATTTTCACTCAGCA gtATGTGGAGCATATTTTGGCTTCTGAGAGAGAGAAAATGAAATGCTGCAGTATTGAATACAAGCTTCCTGTGCAGTCTTCTCAGAATTTAGTTTATGCTGGTATTCTACTAGCTGGATTTTTCGTGTATTTTGTTGTAATCTTCTTTTCATCTCCTGTACGTTAA